The following are encoded in a window of Phaeodactylum tricornutum CCAP 1055/1 chromosome 29, whole genome shotgun sequence genomic DNA:
- a CDS encoding predicted protein translates to MSSNRFAILDDDDTAPAVKKDSKPAKAAVEASKPDDRRRPNQNDRNTKFGRGGRAPSRDGKRAYDRRSGTGRGKEIKKSGGGARNWGTDKAEAEVVFVGQEDKPEEINTEEVEEPAEPEPVDNSMTYEEFLAAKAASSSELLKPTKEREVANEFTKVAAKVSEEEDFMVMGSGKARRNKQQNKAVKTLTPAFRVESGTVETDGHGGRGRNGRGEGRGSRGGRREGRGGRGEGPGRRGEGRGGRGEGRGGRGEGRDGRGEGRSGRGRGLRGSGRGGGRDQQVNVLDTSAFPSL, encoded by the exons ATG TCTTCAAATCGTTTTGCCATCctggacgatgacgataccGCTCCAGCCGTGAAGAAGGATAGCAAGCCCGCCAAAGCTGCTGTCGAGGCTTCGAAGCCCGATGACCG TCGCCGTCCAAACCAAAACGACCGCAACACAAAGTTTGGCCGTGGTGGAAGAGCACCGTCGCGTGATGGGAAGAGAGCTTATGATCGCCGCTCTGGGACGGGCCGCGGCAAAGAAATCAAGAAATCCGGTGGCGGTGCTAGAAACTGGGGAACTGAcaaagcagaagcagaagtTGTCTTCGTAGGCCAGGAAGACAAGCCTGAAGAAATCAATACAGAAGAGGTCGAGGAACCTGCTGAGCCTGAACCGGTGGACAACTCGATGACCTATGAAGAGTTTCTAGCTGCCAAGGCTGCCTCCTCAAGCGAACTACTCAAACCGACTAAGGAACGAGAAGTTGCAAACGAGTTCACGAAAGTTGCAGCAAAGGtttctgaagaagaagattttATGGTTATGGGAAGTGGCAAGGCGAGACGCAACAAGCAGCAGAATAAGGCAGTGAAGACACTCACCCCGGCTTTCCGTGTGGAATCGGGCACCGTAGAGACGGATGGGCATGGGGGACGAGGACGCAATGGACGAGGAGAGGGACGCGGAAGCAGAGGTGGGCGTCGTGAAGGACGCGGCGGGCGAGGTGAAGGACCTGGTAGGCGAGGTGAAGGACGTGGCGGGCGAGGTGAAGGACGTGGCGGGCGAGGTGAAGGACGTGACGGACGGGGTGAAGGACGTAGCGGGCGAGGACGTGGTCTAAGGGGGTCGGGTCGCGGTGGAGGAAGAGACCAGCAGGTCAACGTCTTGGACACCTCGGCTTTTCCGTCTCTGTAG